In Deinococcus roseus, one genomic interval encodes:
- a CDS encoding DUF1802 family protein: MNLPLKVSSRYALKEWDAQVQILLAGQHAVLIRKGGIIEKNLEFEIEHRAFFLYPTHLHQNKLELKPEHHALLKENAADSEVVFSGFAEVQAVWKIENLDVALQLETFQALSQKAIERRFNYRNKPYLHVLLLKVSRLEYAFQLHETPEMMGCVSWVPLDQVHTRVASPVRSEAQLQQVFQQLVELLGQPNA, encoded by the coding sequence ATGAACCTTCCCCTGAAAGTGTCCAGCAGGTATGCCCTCAAAGAGTGGGATGCCCAGGTGCAAATCCTGCTTGCTGGGCAACATGCTGTGTTGATTCGCAAAGGTGGCATCATCGAGAAGAACCTGGAGTTTGAAATCGAGCACCGGGCATTTTTCCTGTATCCCACCCATCTGCACCAGAACAAACTTGAACTCAAACCTGAGCATCATGCTCTGCTGAAAGAAAACGCTGCTGACAGTGAAGTGGTGTTCTCTGGTTTTGCGGAAGTTCAGGCGGTATGGAAGATTGAAAATCTGGATGTGGCCTTGCAGCTTGAAACATTTCAGGCCCTCAGTCAAAAAGCCATTGAGCGGCGTTTCAATTACCGCAACAAACCTTATTTGCATGTGCTGCTCCTGAAAGTTTCCCGGCTGGAATATGCTTTTCAATTGCATGAAACCCCAGAGATGATGGGCTGTGTCAGCTGGGTTCCACTGGATCAGGTGCACACCAGAGTGGCCTCCCCGGTGCGGTCAGAAGCCCAGTTGCAGCAGGTTTTTCAGCAACTGGTTGAGCTGCTGGGACAGCCCAATGCTTGA
- the ilvN gene encoding acetolactate synthase small subunit — translation MSANLYGDTTSSPNKDHIISVIVRDEPRVLTRITSMFARRGFNIKSLSVGTTENPGVSRMTIVVGGDDNILQQAIRQLEKLIDVIKVLDHREEKFVDRELVLVKVSITPETRVEVRHIAEDFRARIVDVGRYALMFEVTGDEGKITAFIEQMRPFGIIETMRTGRVALSRGSNADIPAQVYTENGSKSLEPVLGDVEI, via the coding sequence ATGAGTGCAAATCTGTACGGCGACACCACCAGCAGCCCCAACAAAGACCACATCATCAGCGTGATTGTGCGCGATGAGCCCCGCGTGCTGACCCGCATCACCAGCATGTTTGCAAGGCGTGGCTTCAACATCAAGAGCCTCTCGGTGGGCACCACCGAAAATCCTGGCGTCAGCCGCATGACCATTGTGGTGGGCGGAGACGACAACATCCTGCAGCAGGCCATCCGTCAGCTGGAAAAACTGATTGACGTGATCAAGGTGCTGGACCACCGCGAAGAGAAATTCGTGGACCGCGAGCTGGTGCTGGTCAAGGTCAGCATCACCCCCGAAACCCGCGTGGAAGTGCGCCACATTGCCGAAGACTTCCGTGCCCGCATCGTGGACGTGGGCCGCTACGCCCTGATGTTTGAAGTCACAGGCGACGAAGGCAAAATCACCGCCTTCATCGAGCAGATGCGCCCCTTCGGGATCATCGAAACCATGCGCACAGGCCGCGTGGCCCTCTCCAGAGGCTCCAACGCAGACATCCCTGCCCAGGTCTACACCGAAAACGGCAGCAAGAGTCTGGAACCTGTGCTGGGAGATGTGGAGATCTGA
- a CDS encoding 3'-5' exonuclease, producing MDYVVFDLETTGLSPERDAIVEIGAIVVRNGQVLEDEIFHSLVNPQRPIPYFATRVHGIRDFDVRHAPTIDQVLPEFLAFIKRKPLVAHNISFDMGFIQANAQKLGLDFPPRAQICTLQLSRRAYPQERSHKLDLLASRLNLTFTERHRSMGDVRVTAQAFIQLSRALQVSL from the coding sequence GTGGATTACGTTGTTTTTGACCTGGAAACCACTGGCCTCTCCCCAGAGCGGGATGCCATCGTGGAAATTGGGGCCATCGTGGTGCGAAATGGTCAGGTGCTGGAAGATGAAATCTTTCATTCTCTGGTGAATCCGCAGCGTCCCATCCCTTACTTTGCCACCCGTGTGCATGGCATTCGGGATTTTGATGTGCGGCATGCGCCCACCATTGATCAGGTGCTGCCTGAGTTTCTGGCCTTCATCAAAAGAAAACCGCTGGTGGCTCACAACATCAGCTTTGACATGGGCTTCATTCAGGCCAATGCACAGAAACTGGGACTGGATTTCCCGCCCAGAGCACAAATTTGCACGCTGCAATTGTCCAGACGGGCTTATCCCCAGGAGCGCAGCCACAAGCTTGATTTGCTGGCCTCCCGATTGAACCTGACCTTCACCGAAAGGCACCGTTCGATGGGCGATGTGCGGGTGACGGCCCAGGCTTTCATTCAGCTGTCCCGTGCTTTGCAGGTCAGCCTGTAA
- the ilvB gene encoding biosynthetic-type acetolactate synthase large subunit: MNGAQALWQTLINHNITTVFGYPGGAVIPLYDALTGFPEMRHILVRHEQGASHAAEGWAKATGEVGVCIATSGPGATNLVTGLTDAMMDSVPIVAITGNVPRALIGTDAFQEADITGITMPITKHNYLVRSANDLPRVLAEAIRLARSGRPGPVLVDVPKDVQLELFTGELTAPHARPELPAPAEPAIQKAIEVLKKAQRPILMVGGGAMDASKEIIEFARAWNLPVITTLMGLGIFPAGDPLWLGMPGMHGSVAANRAITNADVLIGVGLRFDDRVTGKVSRFAKNATIIHVDIDAAEISKLVHAHIPVRGDAGKAARYFSEHATYLENKEWHDKLQEWKERYVRHPVWSAGYAIKKIVDQLTEDDILSTDVGQHQMLAAQLARFQKPRRWLTSGGLGTMGFGFPAAIGSALADPGVRSVVIAGDGGFQMTAQELSTLIKYRIPVKIAVINNSFLGMVRQWQELFHENRYSEVYLGDSNPDFIKLADAYGIHAVRATNGEEMDSAIEAWLNHDGPSLLEAVVPNEHGVFPMVPAGASLEEMVETHEEAKQKQ, translated from the coding sequence ATGAACGGGGCACAAGCACTCTGGCAGACCTTGATCAACCACAACATCACCACCGTTTTCGGATACCCAGGCGGAGCAGTGATTCCACTCTATGACGCCCTCACCGGATTTCCCGAAATGCGTCACATCCTGGTGCGCCACGAGCAGGGCGCATCCCACGCTGCAGAAGGCTGGGCCAAAGCCACCGGAGAAGTGGGGGTGTGCATCGCCACCTCCGGCCCTGGAGCCACCAACCTGGTCACCGGTCTCACCGACGCCATGATGGACAGTGTGCCCATTGTCGCCATCACCGGCAACGTGCCCCGTGCATTGATCGGAACCGATGCCTTCCAGGAAGCCGACATCACCGGCATCACCATGCCCATCACCAAACACAACTACCTGGTGAGAAGCGCCAACGACCTGCCCAGGGTGCTGGCAGAGGCCATCCGACTGGCCCGTTCTGGCCGCCCCGGTCCTGTGCTGGTGGACGTCCCCAAAGACGTGCAACTGGAACTCTTCACCGGAGAACTCACCGCCCCCCACGCCAGACCTGAACTTCCTGCCCCTGCTGAACCTGCCATCCAGAAAGCCATCGAAGTCCTGAAAAAAGCCCAGCGCCCCATCCTGATGGTCGGCGGCGGAGCCATGGACGCTTCAAAAGAAATCATCGAATTTGCCAGAGCCTGGAACCTGCCCGTGATCACCACCCTGATGGGTCTGGGCATCTTCCCCGCAGGCGATCCCCTGTGGCTGGGCATGCCAGGCATGCACGGAAGCGTGGCCGCCAACCGCGCCATCACCAACGCCGATGTACTGATCGGGGTGGGCTTGCGTTTCGATGACCGCGTGACCGGCAAAGTCTCCCGTTTCGCCAAGAACGCCACCATCATCCACGTGGACATTGACGCAGCAGAGATCTCCAAGCTGGTGCATGCCCACATCCCCGTGCGGGGCGATGCAGGCAAAGCCGCCCGATACTTCTCTGAGCATGCCACTTACCTGGAAAACAAAGAGTGGCATGACAAACTGCAGGAATGGAAAGAGCGCTACGTGCGCCACCCCGTCTGGAGCGCAGGCTACGCCATCAAGAAGATTGTGGACCAGCTCACCGAAGACGACATCCTTTCCACCGACGTGGGCCAGCACCAGATGCTTGCTGCACAGCTCGCACGCTTCCAGAAACCCCGCAGGTGGCTGACCTCCGGTGGTCTGGGGACCATGGGCTTCGGCTTCCCTGCTGCCATCGGTTCTGCCCTTGCGGATCCTGGTGTGCGCAGCGTGGTGATCGCCGGAGACGGTGGCTTCCAGATGACCGCCCAGGAACTCTCCACCCTGATCAAGTACCGCATTCCCGTCAAGATCGCTGTCATCAACAACAGCTTCCTGGGGATGGTCAGACAGTGGCAGGAACTCTTCCACGAAAACCGTTACAGCGAAGTGTACCTGGGAGACAGCAACCCCGACTTCATCAAACTGGCAGACGCCTACGGCATTCACGCCGTGCGGGCCACCAACGGCGAAGAAATGGACAGCGCCATTGAGGCCTGGCTGAACCATGACGGACCCAGCCTGCTGGAAGCCGTGGTGCCCAACGAGCACGGGGTCTTCCCCATGGTGCCCGCCGGTGCCTCTCTGGAAGAGATGGTCGAGACCCACGAGGAAGCAAAACAGAAGCAGTAA
- the cutA gene encoding divalent-cation tolerance protein CutA — protein MTVTSIHQVVLVSAPDLETAKTLAHTLLEEKLCASVNLIPQVLSLYHWEGKIQQDSEILLLIKTEKAKYAALQQRILDLHPYGTPEVIALDIAQGSEKYLSWISDSLE, from the coding sequence ATGACTGTAACCTCCATCCATCAGGTGGTTCTGGTGAGTGCCCCAGACCTCGAAACCGCAAAAACCCTGGCCCATACCCTGCTTGAAGAAAAGCTGTGCGCCAGCGTCAACCTGATTCCCCAGGTCCTCAGCCTGTACCACTGGGAAGGAAAAATCCAGCAGGACAGTGAAATCCTGCTCCTGATCAAAACCGAAAAAGCAAAATACGCTGCCTTGCAGCAGCGCATCCTGGACCTTCACCCTTACGGCACACCAGAGGTGATTGCTCTGGACATTGCGCAGGGATCAGAAAAGTACCTGAGCTGGATCTCAGACAGCCTGGAGTGA
- a CDS encoding DUF512 domain-containing protein, whose product MEVYPARIKEVAPGSPAQRAGVKPGDQLLRVNGQSVTDILAYRYLLEQGVATLEVAKTHALVQPTFAFQQDHHTLKPVETAETFTFDVEWEDPGLEFEEVLFDGIKKCANKCDFCYVHQMPRGFRKSLYIMDDDYRLSFLYGSFVTLTNLSEYDIQRILDENLSPLYVSVHTTNQDLRQDMMKWWKLKVKDQQATDIKHMIERLESIDLYTQIVMLPGRNDGDYFDETMAYLTSRPNVLSVACVPVGLTDHRTNLAQVPTFSAEQAKDVIRRANVWRKRMLEERGTRFIFPSDEFYILAGLPIPPEEDYEGFPMLENGVGMVRDFLNEPLPELPEALDVPQKVILGTGKLFAQSLDLAVEPLRQIKGLDIEVRSVTNRTFGENTTVAGLLTGRCFRHAVQPSEADLLIVPPTTLRYGTELMLDNMSLTELSQDLRMPVLAGGSTLGELARVILQQGSSSGPQFGYSAHAVKEQRGQA is encoded by the coding sequence GTGGAAGTGTACCCGGCTCGAATCAAAGAAGTTGCACCAGGGAGTCCTGCACAGCGCGCAGGCGTGAAGCCTGGGGATCAGTTGTTGCGTGTGAACGGTCAGTCCGTGACCGACATCCTGGCGTACAGGTACCTTCTGGAGCAGGGGGTGGCCACTTTGGAGGTGGCAAAGACCCATGCTCTGGTTCAGCCGACTTTTGCATTCCAGCAGGACCACCACACCTTAAAACCCGTGGAAACCGCTGAAACCTTCACTTTCGATGTGGAGTGGGAAGACCCCGGTCTGGAATTTGAAGAGGTGCTCTTTGACGGCATCAAGAAGTGTGCCAACAAGTGCGACTTCTGTTACGTGCACCAGATGCCCAGGGGTTTCAGAAAGAGCCTGTACATCATGGACGACGATTACCGCCTGTCCTTTCTGTACGGTTCTTTTGTGACCTTGACCAACCTCTCGGAATACGACATCCAGCGCATTCTGGATGAGAACCTCTCTCCGCTTTATGTCTCGGTGCACACCACCAATCAGGATTTGCGCCAGGACATGATGAAGTGGTGGAAGCTGAAAGTCAAAGACCAGCAGGCCACAGACATCAAGCACATGATTGAGCGTCTGGAGTCCATTGACCTTTACACCCAGATTGTGATGCTTCCGGGCAGAAACGATGGGGATTACTTCGATGAGACCATGGCCTACCTGACCAGCCGTCCAAATGTGCTTTCGGTGGCGTGTGTGCCCGTGGGCCTGACCGACCACCGCACCAACCTGGCCCAGGTGCCCACTTTCTCTGCAGAGCAGGCAAAAGACGTGATCCGCCGGGCCAACGTGTGGAGAAAACGCATGCTGGAGGAGCGCGGAACCCGTTTCATCTTCCCCAGCGATGAGTTTTACATTCTGGCCGGTCTGCCCATCCCTCCAGAGGAGGATTATGAGGGATTCCCCATGCTGGAAAACGGTGTGGGCATGGTTCGGGACTTCCTGAATGAACCCCTCCCCGAGTTGCCAGAGGCCCTGGATGTGCCCCAGAAGGTCATTCTGGGCACCGGGAAGCTCTTTGCCCAGTCGCTGGATCTGGCGGTGGAGCCCTTGCGCCAGATCAAAGGGCTGGACATCGAGGTGCGCAGCGTCACCAACCGCACGTTCGGAGAGAACACCACCGTGGCGGGCTTGCTGACCGGGCGCTGCTTCAGGCATGCTGTTCAGCCTTCTGAGGCGGATCTGCTGATCGTGCCCCCCACCACCCTGCGTTATGGCACCGAACTGATGCTGGACAACATGAGCCTGACCGAACTTTCCCAGGACCTCAGGATGCCTGTACTGGCAGGGGGCTCCACCCTGGGTGAACTTGCCCGTGTGATCTTGCAGCAGGGCAGCAGTTCCGGCCCACAATTCGGTTATTCTGCCCATGCGGTCAAAGAACAGCGCGGGCAGGCTTAA
- the ilvC gene encoding ketol-acid reductoisomerase: MATMYYDQDVSLSPLENKTVAIIGYGSQAHAHAQNLNESGVKVVVGLREGSPSVEKAQKAGLRVETIEKAVQEADVIMLLIPDEHQAKTYAESIAPNLTAGKALVFGHGFNIHFGRIVPPADVDVFLVAPKGPGHMLRRVYVEGAGMPGIFAVYQDATGNARELALAYARGIGCTRAGVLETTFKEETETDLFGEQAVLCGGLTSLIQNGFETLVAAGYQPEIAYFEVLHECKLIIDLIYEKGFKGMRYSISNTAEYGDYVTGPKVVAAESRKAMEEALARIQSGEFAREFVAETEAGYPKMKQWREAMNEHPLEVVGAKLRNMMPFISKKELEV, translated from the coding sequence ATGGCGACAATGTACTACGATCAGGACGTTTCTTTAAGCCCCCTCGAAAACAAAACCGTGGCCATCATCGGTTACGGCTCCCAGGCCCACGCCCACGCCCAGAACCTCAACGAATCTGGCGTGAAAGTTGTGGTCGGTCTGCGTGAAGGCAGCCCCAGCGTGGAGAAAGCCCAGAAGGCTGGCCTGCGCGTGGAAACCATCGAGAAGGCCGTGCAAGAAGCCGACGTGATCATGCTCCTCATCCCCGACGAGCACCAGGCCAAAACCTACGCTGAAAGCATCGCCCCCAACCTGACCGCTGGCAAAGCACTGGTGTTTGGTCACGGTTTCAACATCCACTTCGGACGCATTGTGCCCCCCGCAGATGTGGACGTTTTCCTGGTGGCCCCCAAAGGCCCCGGCCACATGCTGCGCCGCGTGTACGTGGAAGGCGCAGGCATGCCCGGCATCTTCGCCGTGTACCAGGACGCGACTGGCAATGCCCGTGAACTGGCCCTGGCTTACGCCCGTGGCATCGGCTGCACCCGTGCAGGCGTGCTGGAAACCACCTTCAAAGAAGAAACCGAAACCGATTTGTTCGGCGAGCAGGCCGTGCTGTGCGGTGGCCTGACCAGCCTGATCCAGAACGGCTTCGAAACCCTGGTGGCTGCTGGCTACCAGCCCGAAATCGCTTACTTTGAAGTGCTGCACGAGTGCAAACTGATCATTGACCTGATCTACGAAAAAGGCTTCAAAGGGATGCGTTACTCCATCTCCAACACCGCAGAGTACGGCGATTACGTCACCGGACCCAAAGTGGTGGCCGCCGAGAGCCGCAAAGCCATGGAAGAAGCCCTGGCCCGCATCCAGAGCGGCGAGTTCGCCCGTGAATTCGTGGCCGAAACCGAAGCTGGCTACCCCAAGATGAAGCAGTGGCGCGAAGCCATGAACGAGCACCCCCTCGAAGTGGTGGGTGCCAAGCTGCGCAACATGATGCCCTTCATCAGCAAGAAAGAACTCGAAGTTTAA
- a CDS encoding PhzF family phenazine biosynthesis protein: protein MPDLKFYTLDVFTDVRFGGNQLAVLFGAEDLKDAQLQQIAREFQLAETVFLVPAEKEGDWRARIFTPGREMTFAGHPTIGTALLLAFLGETAGKDQVLLEEIAGLVPVKYRWENGQAVYAELTSPNPPEFREPEATPEQVAQVLGLQQKDIVTLEGVSCGTPYLLVEVNSRAALQNIQFNLPAWEKHLESKWAANLYVFFVAPDEIYARMFAPEPGLLEDSATGSAAVTLAAHLGKRTTEDLESSWVVHQGIEMGRPSRLDITALKLGGKVTETRVGGSAVQVMEGIFRI from the coding sequence ATGCCTGATCTGAAGTTTTACACCCTGGATGTGTTCACGGACGTGCGTTTTGGAGGAAACCAGCTGGCTGTGCTGTTTGGAGCCGAAGACCTGAAAGATGCCCAGCTGCAACAGATCGCCCGTGAATTTCAACTGGCCGAAACGGTGTTTCTGGTGCCTGCTGAAAAAGAGGGCGACTGGCGGGCCAGGATTTTCACACCCGGACGGGAAATGACTTTTGCCGGACATCCCACCATCGGGACGGCTTTGTTGCTGGCTTTTCTGGGGGAAACCGCTGGAAAAGACCAGGTGCTGCTGGAGGAAATTGCAGGTCTGGTGCCTGTCAAATACCGCTGGGAGAATGGGCAGGCCGTTTATGCTGAATTGACCTCTCCCAACCCACCTGAATTCCGGGAACCAGAAGCCACCCCTGAGCAGGTTGCACAGGTGCTGGGCCTCCAGCAAAAGGACATCGTTACCCTGGAAGGGGTTTCTTGTGGCACGCCTTACTTGCTGGTGGAGGTGAACTCCAGGGCAGCTTTGCAGAACATCCAGTTCAATTTGCCAGCCTGGGAAAAGCATCTGGAAAGCAAGTGGGCTGCCAACCTCTATGTCTTTTTTGTTGCCCCGGATGAAATTTATGCCCGCATGTTCGCTCCCGAACCTGGCCTGCTGGAAGATTCAGCCACGGGAAGTGCAGCTGTCACCCTGGCTGCACATCTTGGGAAGCGCACAACAGAAGACCTGGAATCCAGCTGGGTGGTGCATCAGGGCATCGAGATGGGCCGTCCCAGCCGTCTGGACATCACTGCCCTCAAGCTGGGGGGTAAGGTCACCGAAACCCGGGTGGGGGGGTCTGCTGTGCAGGTGATGGAGGGCATCTTCAGAATCTGA
- a CDS encoding PQQ-dependent sugar dehydrogenase — MGRNSLVLGMVLLASCSFAADLKLQKVIDNLSSPLGVTSAMDGSNRLFVVQQGGLIRIVKNGKLLSEPFLDIRSLTSAGGERGLLGLAFAPSYEKSGFFFVNYTDRSGNTQVVRYKVSKDADQADPRSAQKVLSVQQPYANHNGGHLAFGKDGYLYIGMGDGGSGGDPQNNGQNLNTFLGKMLRLDVSSLPYKIPKDNPFVGKDGKDEIWAYGLRNPWRYSFDRQTGDLWIGDVGQGEYEEVDFQKANSRGGENYGWRLMEGKHCYEPGQNCDKGNLEKPVHEYSHSDGQSITGGVVYRGKAIADLKGTYLYGDFASGKLWGITLSGSKVSNKLLLDTGLQISSFGEDEAGEVYITDYSGSLYKLTD; from the coding sequence ATGGGCAGGAACTCACTCGTGCTGGGCATGGTTTTACTGGCATCCTGCAGCTTTGCAGCGGACCTCAAGCTTCAGAAAGTCATCGACAACCTGAGCAGCCCTCTGGGCGTCACCAGTGCCATGGATGGCAGCAACCGGCTGTTTGTGGTGCAGCAAGGGGGCCTTATTCGCATTGTCAAGAATGGCAAGCTGCTGTCCGAGCCTTTTCTGGACATCCGTTCCCTCACCAGTGCAGGCGGAGAACGGGGCCTGCTGGGGCTGGCTTTTGCCCCCAGTTATGAAAAGTCAGGGTTTTTCTTTGTGAATTACACCGATCGCAGTGGCAACACCCAGGTGGTGCGCTACAAAGTCAGCAAAGATGCAGACCAGGCAGATCCCAGAAGCGCCCAGAAGGTGCTGAGCGTTCAGCAGCCTTACGCCAACCACAACGGAGGGCATCTGGCCTTTGGCAAAGACGGCTACCTTTACATTGGCATGGGAGATGGTGGATCGGGAGGCGACCCCCAGAACAACGGTCAGAACCTGAACACTTTCCTGGGCAAAATGCTGCGGCTGGATGTCAGCTCTCTGCCCTACAAAATTCCAAAAGACAACCCTTTTGTGGGCAAAGACGGCAAGGATGAAATCTGGGCTTATGGCCTCAGAAACCCCTGGCGTTACAGCTTTGACCGCCAGACCGGAGATTTGTGGATTGGGGATGTGGGTCAGGGCGAATACGAAGAGGTGGACTTCCAGAAAGCCAACTCCAGAGGTGGAGAGAATTACGGCTGGCGGCTGATGGAAGGCAAGCACTGCTATGAACCCGGCCAGAATTGCGACAAAGGCAACCTGGAAAAACCCGTGCATGAGTATTCCCACTCGGATGGGCAGTCCATCACGGGTGGTGTGGTGTACCGGGGCAAAGCCATTGCTGACCTGAAAGGCACCTACCTGTATGGCGATTTTGCCAGCGGAAAACTCTGGGGCATCACCCTCAGTGGCAGCAAGGTGAGCAACAAATTGCTGCTGGACACTGGTTTGCAGATCAGCAGTTTTGGAGAAGATGAAGCTGGCGAGGTGTACATCACCGATTACAGCGGATCCCTCTACAAACTCACCGACTGA
- a CDS encoding aspartate-semialdehyde dehydrogenase gives MRLAIVGATGAVGHEFLRVLENSPLQFSELKLYSSPRSAGSKLTFKGQEITVEVMPEGAIPADVVLASAGGSISKTYAPRWVEGGAVVIDNSSAFRYDKDVPLVVPEINGDAALQHKGIIANPNCTTAIAAVAVYPLHQAFGVKRMIVSTYQATSGAGAKGMDELLNETRHYFEGETVGNEVFVHPIPFNLIPHIDSFQDNGYTKEEMKVVWETHKIFGDDSFKVSCTAVRIPTLRAHSEAITLELARPATPEEAREILSKAPGVQLVDDPANKIYPMPLNASGKYDVEVGRIRASLVFDGGLELFVSGDQLLKGAALNAVQIAEYLQAKGALPSGEVAVK, from the coding sequence ATGCGTTTAGCCATTGTTGGAGCAACAGGAGCCGTAGGGCACGAATTTCTCAGGGTGCTGGAAAACAGCCCCCTGCAGTTCAGCGAACTGAAACTGTATTCCTCTCCCCGCAGCGCAGGCAGCAAACTCACCTTCAAAGGGCAGGAAATCACCGTGGAAGTGATGCCCGAAGGGGCCATCCCCGCCGATGTGGTGCTGGCCTCTGCAGGCGGCAGCATCTCCAAAACCTACGCCCCCAGATGGGTGGAGGGTGGAGCCGTGGTGATCGACAACTCCAGCGCGTTCCGTTACGACAAGGACGTGCCGCTGGTGGTCCCTGAAATCAACGGGGACGCTGCCCTGCAGCACAAGGGCATCATTGCCAACCCCAACTGCACCACCGCCATTGCTGCTGTGGCTGTGTACCCCCTGCATCAGGCTTTTGGGGTCAAACGCATGATCGTCTCCACCTATCAGGCCACCAGTGGTGCCGGGGCCAAGGGCATGGACGAGTTGCTGAACGAAACCCGCCACTACTTTGAAGGCGAAACCGTGGGCAACGAGGTGTTTGTTCATCCCATCCCCTTCAACCTGATCCCGCACATCGATTCCTTCCAGGACAACGGCTACACCAAAGAAGAGATGAAAGTGGTCTGGGAAACCCACAAGATCTTTGGCGACGACTCCTTCAAGGTGTCCTGCACCGCAGTGCGCATCCCCACCCTGCGTGCCCACAGCGAAGCCATCACCCTGGAACTGGCAAGACCCGCCACCCCCGAAGAGGCCCGTGAAATCCTCAGCAAGGCCCCTGGCGTGCAACTGGTGGACGATCCTGCCAACAAAATCTACCCCATGCCCCTGAATGCCAGCGGCAAATACGACGTGGAAGTGGGCCGCATCCGGGCCAGCCTGGTCTTCGATGGCGGTCTGGAGCTGTTCGTGTCTGGTGATCAGCTGCTGAAAGGCGCTGCCCTGAACGCTGTGCAGATTGCTGAATACCTGCAAGCCAAAGGCGCTCTGCCCTCTGGTGAAGTGGCTGTGAAGTAA
- a CDS encoding carboxypeptidase regulatory-like domain-containing protein, producing MLTRNAIPMLCVALLVGCKGGEGTPLPSAPGFNLQLKDSVITLMQGDSKDILVTIQPENGFAADVNFTLVQPSADKLTASFAPSSSKTQTKLTIKAPMELPVNTYSLFIKGTSGSLKKTFELKVNVTKSPLITVGGKIKNLIGGNIQGATVRIRGFNNTESTDTSDASGKFMIKGVLAPYTATVQLSDGETHTFQTLNLPNPTLNLFSSKGIISATDVTVAGTLSGGAGVPNPINTVSQVVYASITENLGIKGFSPGQGGPYTIKLTQLNEKVAEGQVFALQWQANLSGATSIPVTYTGFGTSSKFISGGASATGKDISLDPVSQSVLSGNVNLPLPAGLTLVWKSLGAALVPRGGFVLAADYSNSTSFTYAIPTPDILKNRYVLAVGAVSDRGSGLILNRAGLSAAQTQPFTLKAPPFLTAPADTATNAGNVLSWNKGTFTSPFFVVRYQDLLGATRYVYTTSTSYAAPLEKNMQYTWNLIALDGFANADAFVQEDALPFGYPNAGSMLDFDFGASKEQTFTTAP from the coding sequence ATGCTGACCCGAAATGCGATCCCCATGCTCTGTGTGGCCCTGCTGGTGGGCTGCAAAGGTGGAGAAGGAACCCCTCTACCCTCCGCTCCGGGTTTCAACCTGCAGCTCAAGGATTCCGTCATCACCCTGATGCAGGGAGACAGCAAAGACATCCTGGTCACCATCCAGCCTGAAAATGGCTTTGCTGCCGATGTGAACTTTACTCTGGTGCAACCCAGCGCAGACAAACTGACGGCTTCTTTTGCACCCAGCAGCAGCAAAACCCAGACCAAGCTGACCATCAAAGCCCCCATGGAGCTTCCGGTCAACACCTATTCCCTGTTCATCAAGGGCACTTCTGGAAGCCTCAAGAAAACCTTTGAATTGAAGGTCAACGTCACCAAATCTCCCCTGATCACCGTGGGAGGCAAAATCAAAAACCTGATTGGAGGAAACATTCAGGGTGCAACGGTGCGCATCCGGGGGTTCAACAACACGGAAAGCACAGACACCAGCGATGCCTCTGGAAAATTCATGATCAAGGGGGTGCTGGCCCCTTACACCGCCACCGTGCAACTGTCAGACGGAGAAACCCACACCTTCCAGACCCTGAATCTGCCCAACCCCACCCTGAACCTCTTCAGCAGCAAGGGCATCATCTCTGCCACAGATGTGACAGTGGCAGGCACCCTCTCTGGCGGAGCAGGCGTTCCCAACCCGATCAACACCGTGTCTCAGGTGGTGTATGCCAGCATCACCGAAAACCTGGGGATCAAAGGATTTTCGCCGGGTCAGGGCGGCCCTTACACCATCAAGTTGACCCAGCTCAATGAAAAAGTGGCTGAAGGACAGGTGTTTGCCTTGCAATGGCAGGCCAACCTCAGTGGGGCCACCAGCATTCCCGTCACTTACACCGGATTTGGAACCAGCAGCAAATTCATCTCGGGTGGTGCCAGTGCCACTGGAAAAGACATCAGCCTGGATCCCGTCAGCCAGTCGGTGCTTTCCGGCAACGTGAACCTTCCCCTGCCTGCGGGCCTGACGCTGGTCTGGAAAAGCCTGGGCGCTGCACTGGTGCCCCGTGGTGGTTTTGTGCTGGCTGCAGATTACTCCAACAGCACCAGTTTCACCTACGCCATTCCCACCCCGGACATCCTGAAAAACCGCTATGTGCTGGCCGTGGGGGCCGTCAGCGACAGGGGAAGCGGCCTGATCCTGAATCGAGCTGGCCTCAGTGCGGCCCAGACCCAGCCGTTCACCCTGAAAGCTCCTCCCTTCCTGACTGCACCTGCAGACACCGCCACCAATGCAGGCAATGTCCTGAGCTGGAACAAGGGCACCTTCACCAGCCCCTTCTTTGTGGTGCGTTATCAGGACCTCCTGGGAGCCACCCGTTACGTTTACACCACCAGCACCAGTTACGCTGCCCCGCTGGAAAAAAACATGCAGTACACCTGGAACCTGATTGCACTGGATGGCTTTGCCAATGCAGATGCCTTCGTACAGGAAGACGCACTGCCTTTCGGGTATCCGAATGCAGGCAGCATGCTGGATTTTGATTTCGGAGCCAGCAAAGAGCAGACCTTCACCACTGCGCCTTAA